A window of Variovorax paradoxus genomic DNA:
GCACCCACCAGGGCATGAGCGGCTGCTCGTCGAGCCTGGCGGCGCAGTCGGCGCCGGTGAGCGCGAAGGCGCAGTCTTCGCCGAAGCGCACCTTGAACGGGAACACCGGCACCTCGATGGCGGCTGCGCCCAGCGCATTGCCCAGCAGCAGGTTGCCGGCGGCCAGCGCCAGGTTGTCCATGGCGCCCGAGGTGCCCACGCCCCAGCGCAGGCTGCCGGTGCGGCCCAGGTCCTGCACGGTGGCCAGGGCGGCGGACGAAAGGATTTCGATCATCGGACGATGCCCTCCACGCGGAAGCGGATCATGTCGCCCGGCTGCAGCATCGCAGGCGGGTCTTGCGCGGGGTCGAAGAACACCATCGACGTGCTGCCGATGGTGTTCCAGCCGCTGGGGCCGGCCGACGCCGACACGCCGGTCTGCGCGCCACCGATCGACACCGCGCCGCCGGGAATGCGCAGCACCGGCACCTTGCGGCGCGGCGTGGCGATGCGCGCGTCCATCCCGCCCAGGTAGCAGTAGCCGGGATGGCTGCCCAGCGCGTACACAGGATAGAGCGGCGCGGAGTGCAGCTCGACGATGGCGTCGATGCTCAGGCCGGTGTGCGCCACCACGTCGGCCATGTGCGGGCCGCCCTCGCCGCCGTACACCACCGGCAGCTCGACCACGCGGCCTTCGCGCTTCAGGGCAGTGGCAGCGCTCCAGGCCTCGCACAGGCGGGTGCGCAGCGCGTCGAGCTGGCGCGGCGCGCGCGTGAAGGTGAGCATGAGGTTGTTCATGCCGGGCACGGCCTCGCGCACTTCGGGCCAGGTTTCGGCCTCGTGCGCGAGCGCCCAGATGCGCTGCTGCGACGGCAGGCTCATGTCGCCGGGCGCCTCGAAGAGCAGCGCGGTGGTGCCCAGGAGGCTGGTGGATGGTGCCTGCGTGCTCATGCCGCGCTCCTTTGCTGCAGCCAGCGTTCGAGATGGTGGATGTCGACGCCGCCGGCTGCGAAACCTTCGTCCTGCAGCAGCGCGCGGTGCAGCGGCACGTTGGTGGCGATGCCGTCCACGCGCGTCTCGGCCAGTGCCAGGCGCATGCGTTCCAGCGCGTCGGCACGCGTGCTTCCATGAACGATGAGCTTGGCGATCATCGAGTCGTAGTAAGGCGGCACGCGGTAGCCGGCGCCGGCATGCGAATCGACGCGCACGCCGAAGCCGCCGGGCACCTGCCAGCCGGTGATGCGCCCCGGCGCGGGCGCGAAGGTGTCGGGGTTCTCGGCGTTGATGCGGCACTCGACGGCATGCCCCTGGCAGCGCACGTCGGCCTGCGCGATCGTCAGGCGCTCGCCGCGCGCCATGCGCAACTGCTGCTGCACGATGTCGATGCCGGTGGTCATCTCGGTCACCGGGTGCTCCACCTGCAGGCGCGTGTTCATCTCGATGAAGTAGAAGGCGCCCTTCTCGTACAGGAACTCGAAGGTGCCCACGCCGCAGTAGCCGATCTGCCGGCACGCGGCGGCGCAGCGCTCGCCTACCTCGGCCATCAGCGCGTCGTCGATGCCGGGCGCGGGCGCTTCTTCGATCACCTTCTGGTGGCGGCGCTGCAATGAGCAGTCGCGGCTGCCCAGCCACACGGCGTTGCCGTGGCTGTCGGCCAGCACCTGGATCTCTACATGGCGCGGATGCAGCAGGAACTTCTCGATGTAGACCTCGGGGTTGCCGAAGGCCTGGCGCGCTTCCTCGCGCGTGAGGGCCATGGCGTCGAGCAGCGCGGCTTCTTCGTGCACCACGCGCATGCCGCGCCCGCCGCCGCCGCCCGCAGCCTTCACGATGACCGGGTAGCCGATGTCGCGCGCCAGCGCCAGCACGGCGGCGGGGTCGTCGGGCAGCGGCTCGTCGGGGCCGGGCACGCAGGGCACGCCGGCCTTGCGCATTGCGCGCTTGGCCGAGACCTTGTCGCCCATGGTGCCGATGCAGGCGGCGCTGGGGCCCACGAACGCCAGGCCGGCCTCTTCGCAGCGGGCGGCGAAGCCCGCGTTCTCGGAAAGGAAGCCGTAGCCGGGATGGATCGCCTGCGCGCCGCTCACTTCGGCGGCGAACAGGATGGCGGACTGGTTCAGGTAGC
This region includes:
- the pxpB gene encoding 5-oxoprolinase subunit PxpB → MSTQAPSTSLLGTTALLFEAPGDMSLPSQQRIWALAHEAETWPEVREAVPGMNNLMLTFTRAPRQLDALRTRLCEAWSAATALKREGRVVELPVVYGGEGGPHMADVVAHTGLSIDAIVELHSAPLYPVYALGSHPGYCYLGGMDARIATPRRKVPVLRIPGGAVSIGGAQTGVSASAGPSGWNTIGSTSMVFFDPAQDPPAMLQPGDMIRFRVEGIVR
- the accC gene encoding acetyl-CoA carboxylase biotin carboxylase subunit, with amino-acid sequence MFDTVLIANRGEIALRIQRACRGLGLRTVAVHSEADRDAVYVAQADQALCIGPAAPGLSYLNQSAILFAAEVSGAQAIHPGYGFLSENAGFAARCEEAGLAFVGPSAACIGTMGDKVSAKRAMRKAGVPCVPGPDEPLPDDPAAVLALARDIGYPVIVKAAGGGGGRGMRVVHEEAALLDAMALTREEARQAFGNPEVYIEKFLLHPRHVEIQVLADSHGNAVWLGSRDCSLQRRHQKVIEEAPAPGIDDALMAEVGERCAAACRQIGYCGVGTFEFLYEKGAFYFIEMNTRLQVEHPVTEMTTGIDIVQQQLRMARGERLTIAQADVRCQGHAVECRINAENPDTFAPAPGRITGWQVPGGFGVRVDSHAGAGYRVPPYYDSMIAKLIVHGSTRADALERMRLALAETRVDGIATNVPLHRALLQDEGFAAGGVDIHHLERWLQQRSAA